From one Lolium rigidum isolate FL_2022 chromosome 4, APGP_CSIRO_Lrig_0.1, whole genome shotgun sequence genomic stretch:
- the LOC124707277 gene encoding auxin-responsive protein IAA18-like produces the protein MEQGSKERGLPPQLLNLIPEERDWKKVREAGDHGGRSSRAGAIFADEDLKLELKLGLPGIQREQDGESCSALSIGCLPAHSRLAKRGFFDTVEAKPEGYDQRHRDREGCWNELTLGGGEMLSGERKKKGCCPPPPPSSHGSAAAVRSSSSPQGRAAVPPVVGWPPVRSFRRNLTNGTSSKQSPERQNDEAADKVKLICKKRPLVKINMDGIPIGRKINLTAYDSYQKVSSAVEELFCGFLEAQKDLSCAESGERRAEEKIFSGLLDGTGEYALVYEDDEGDRMLVGDIPWSVFLSTAKRLRVMRRSELPLDLIGANSGRVADC, from the exons ATGGAGCAAGGCTCTAAGGAGAGAGGCCTCCCTCCCCAGCTGCTGAACCTCATCCCGGAAGAGAGGGACTGGAAGAAGGTCAGGGAAGCAGGAGATCATGGAGGCAGATCATCAAGAGCCGGAGCAATCTTCGCCGACGAGGACTTAAAGCTGGAGCTCAAGCTTGGCCTCCCCGGCATCCAGCGTGAACAAGATGGAGAGAGCTGCTCAGCGCTCTCCATCGGCTGCCTCCCTGCGCATTCAAGGCTGGCAAAGAGAGGGTTCTTCGACACCGTTGAGGCCAAACCAGAAG GCTATGATCAGAGGCACCGGGACAGGGAAGGATGTTGGAATGAGTTAACATTAGGAGGAGGTGAAATGTTGTCCggtgagaggaagaagaaagggtgctgtcccccaccaccaccatcatcacatGGCTCAGCTGCTGCTgtgcgcagcagcagcagcccccAGGGGAG AGCTGCTGTTCCTCCAGTGGTCGGTTGGCCTCCGGTCCGATCCTTCAGGAGAAACCTCACGAATGGGACTTCATCCAAGCAATCCCCCGAGAGACAAAACGACGAAGCTGCCGACAAGGTGAAGTTAATCTGCAAGAAGAGACCGCTCGTCAAAATCAACATGGACGGGATACCTATCGGAAGGAAAATAAACCTTACAGCTTACGACAGCTACCAAAAGGTGTCATCTGCCGTTGAAGAATTGTTCTGTGGATTTCTTGAAG CCCAGAAGGATCTATCTTGTGCTGAAAGCGGAGAGCGGAGAGCAGAAGAGAAAATATTTTCAGGCTTGCTGGATGGAACTGGCGAATACGCTCTAGTGTACGAGGATGATGAAGGAGACAGGATGCTAGTCGGCGACATACCATGGAG TGTGTTTCTTTCGACCGCGAAGAGACTGAGGGTGATGAGGAGGTCAGAGCTTCCCCTAGATCTG ATTGGAGCTAACTCAGGGAGGGTAGCAGATTGCTGA